In Glandiceps talaboti chromosome 14, keGlaTala1.1, whole genome shotgun sequence, a single genomic region encodes these proteins:
- the LOC144445356 gene encoding CD209 antigen-like protein 2 has product MNLLKNGMRCFAVIASFLVYSSVCEPNTGDCVTREIQYHNYYETACGFGWYYFKNKCYFIKESEFYTYNEAETLCQGMDSQLVTIKDADLDLFLREFGNRTSLWTGLTDRDVEAAFRWADDSVTIINDEEPILYVMLKHADDTTLV; this is encoded by the exons ATGAATCTACTGAAAAATGGGATGCGATGTTTTGCTGTCATCGCTTCGTTCTTGGTATATAGCAGTGTTTGTGAACCGAATACAGGAGACTGTGTGACGAGAGAAATCCAGTATCACAATTATTATGAAACAG CCTGTGGTTTTGGTTGGTATTATTTCAAGAATAAGTGCTACTTCATCAAAGAGTCCGAATTTTACACTTATAATGAGGCAGAAACTCTTTGTCAAGGAATGGATTCACAACTGGTTACCATTAAAGATGCTGATTTGGACCTGTTCCTTCGAG AATTTGGTAACCGCACTTCTCTCTGGACTGGACTAACTGATAGAGATGTAGAGGCCGCCTTTCGTTGGGCAGATGACTCAGTG ACTATTATCAATGATGAAGAACCAATCTTATATGTGATGTTAAAACATGCTGATGATACCACATTGGTATAG